The following are encoded in a window of Oncorhynchus mykiss isolate Arlee chromosome 11, USDA_OmykA_1.1, whole genome shotgun sequence genomic DNA:
- the LOC110535749 gene encoding apoptosis-inducing factor 3: MGGCLSKSKPVEVKVELTLLEKDKEADVMSPNGKASPFSDCRPNGALGHCSDEDAAAAPLRLYKPRDYVEASVCHVKDMENGQMREVDLGSGRALLIKEHGEFSAIGHKCPHYGAPLVKGVLSKGHVRCPWHGACFSIATGDIEDFPGLDSLPTFQVRVEKDKVIIRANKQDLQSQKRSKAMARCSAVINSSTGFSHILIVGSGPAGLVCAETLRQEGFTDRIVMCTMDKYPPYDRPKLSKSLESTAEQLRLRSIDFLQAHDIELLTEKEAVAVDVKVKAVTFQDGSRMEYRRLFIATGSKPKPLNYKGQDVRNVFHLRTPEDANNVARLANNKNAVIVGTSFVGMEVAAALTDKAHSVSIIGIEAVPFRKALGEKVGKAIMKLFETNRVKFYMLNEVSEMVGHHGQLKEVVLKSGKVLRADVCIIGTGSGPATGFLKQSGVHMDSKGFVPVNKTMQTNIDGVYAGGDIVTFPFPGRSNKKVNIPHWQMAHVHGRVAALGMMGRPTEIKTVPYFWSAMFGKSLRYAGYGEGFDDVVIQGDVDELKFVAFYTRSEEVVAVASMNYDPIVSRVAEVLGSGKTIRKRDVETGDMSWLIDKGSQ, translated from the exons ATGGGAGGATGCCTCTCCAAAAGCAAACCAG TTGAGGTGAAAGTGGAGCTTACCCTCTTGGAGAAAGACAAGGAAGCAGATGTGATGTCACCCAATGGAAAGGCAAGCCCCTTCTCTGACTGCAGGCCAAACGGAGCGCTGGGACACTGCTCCGACGAGGACGCCGCTGCCGCACCCCTTCGGCTCTACAAACCCCGCGACTACGTGGAGGCCTCAGTGTGTCATGTCAAGGACATGGAAAATGGACA GATGCGAGAGGTTGATTTGGGAAGTGGCAGAGCGCTGCTCATCAAAGAACATGGAGAGTTTTCTGCCATTGGGCACAAGTGTCCACATTATGGGGCACCGCTGGTCAAAG GTGTCTTGTCCAAAGGGCACGTGCGTTGCCCCTGGCACGGAGCTTGTTTCAGCATCGCTACAGGAGACATTGAGGACTTTCCTGGGCTGGACAGCCTGCCCACCTTCCAG GTCCGAGTTGAAAAGGACAAGGTGATAATTCGCGCTAATAAACAG GATCTTCAGTCACAGAAGAGGTCAAAGGCCATGGCCCGATGTTCAGCAGTCATTAACTCCAGCACTGGCTTCAGCCACATCCTCATCGTTGGATCAG GTCCAGCAGGGCTGGTGTGCGCTGAGACGTTGAGACAGGAGGGCTTCACCGATCGCATTGTCATGTGCACCATGGACAAATACCCACCCTATGACAGGCCTAAACTGAGTAAG TCCTTAGAGAGCACAGCAGAGCAGCTCCGGCTGCGCTCCATAGACTTCCTCCAAGCCCATGACATCGAGCTTCTCACGGAGAAGGAG GCTGTGGCAGTGGACGTCAAGGTGAAGGCTGTGACTTTTCAAGACGGCTCTAGGATGGAATACAGGAGGCTTTTCATTGCCACAGGAAGCAA ACCCAAGCCATTGAACTATAAAGGCCAGGACGTTAGGAATGTGTTTCACCTCAGGACCCCTGAAGATGCTAATAACGTAGCCAGGTTGGCCAACAACAAGAATGCTGTGATTGTGGGAACATCATTTGTTG GTATGGAGGTGGCTGCCGCTCTCACTGACAAGGCCCACTCTGTCTCCATCATTGGGATAGAAGCAGTCCCTTTCCGGAAAGCTCTGGGGGAGAAAGTAGGGAAAGCCATAATGAAG CTGTTTGAGACGAACAGGGTGAAGTTCTACATGTTGAATGAAGTGTCGGAGATGGTTGGCCATCATGGACAG TTGAAAGAGGTGGTTCTGAAGAGTGGGAAAGTACTAAGGGCGGACGTGTGTATTATTGGCACAG ggtcaggcccagccactggatTCCTGAAACAGAGCGGAGTTCACATGGACTCCAAGGGTTTCGTCCCCGTCAACAAG ACAATGCAGACTAACATTGATGGTGTCTATGCCGGAGGAGACATTGTGACGTTTCCTTTTCCGGGGCGGAGCAATAAGAAGGTGAACATCCCACACTGGCAAATGGCCCATGTGCACG GGAGAGTGGCAGCGCTCGGCATGATGGGAAGACCCACTGAGATCAAAACGGTGCCCTATTTCTGGTCAGCCATGTTTGGGAAAAGCCTACGCTACGCAG GTTACGGGGAGGGCTTTGACGATGTCGTCATCCAAGGGGACGTGGACGAACTAAAGTTTGTGGCCTTTTACACCAG GAGTGAGGAAGTGGTTGCTGTTGCCAGCATGAACTATGACCCCATTGTATCCCGTGTGGCAGAGGTCTTAGGGTCCGGAAAGACGATTAGAAAGCGAGATGTTGA GACAGGGGACATGTCTTGGTTGATAGACAAAGGGTCGCAGTGA